In Mytilus trossulus isolate FHL-02 chromosome 6, PNRI_Mtr1.1.1.hap1, whole genome shotgun sequence, a single window of DNA contains:
- the LOC134720624 gene encoding GMP reductase 2-like isoform X2, whose product MPRIDNDIKLDFKDVLVRPKRSTLKSRSEVDLMRSYNFRNSKQEYTGIPVMAANMDTVGTFEMAKTLGSFCVFTCIHKHYSIAAWKEFAVNNPDVLKYVAASTGTGKADLEKLKQIIEAVPGIKYICVDVANGYSEHFVQFVRDVRKEFPTHTIMAGNVVTGEMVEELILSGADIIKVGIGPGSVCTTRKKTGVGYPQLSAVIECADAAHGLGGHIISDGGCTCPGDVAKAFGAGADYVMLGGMLAGHTESGGEMIEQNGKKFKLFYGMSSATAMKKHAGGVAEYRASEGKTVQIEYRGDVETTIQDVLGGIRSTCTYVGAGKLKELSRRTTFIRVTQQLNEVYAANTKEH is encoded by the exons gttgACCTCATGCGGTCATATAACTTCAGAAACTCCAAACAGGAGTATACTGGGATACCAGTTATGGCCGCTAACATGGATACAGTAGGCACATTTGAAATGGCAAAAACACTTGGAAGT ttttgtgtgtttacatgtatacataaacaTTACTCTATAGCAGCCTGGAAAGAATTTGCAGTAAACAATCCTGATGTACTAAAG tatGTAGCAGCCAGTACGGGGACAGGAAAAGCTGACTTGGAGaaactaaaacaaatcattgaaGCTGTCCCAGGAATAAAGTACATTTGTGTAGATGTTGCTAATGGTTACTCTGAACATTTTGTACAGTTTGTTAGAGATGTCAGGAAAGAGTTCCCTACTCATACTATTATG GCAGGAAATGTAGTTACTGGTGAGATGGTTGAAGAATTAATTTTGTCTGGTGCTGACATAATAAAGGTTGGCATTGGTCCGGGTAGTGTGTGTACGACAAGGAAGAAGACTGGTGTTGGCTACCCACAGTTAAGTGCTGTGATAGAGTGTGCTGATGCTGCTCATGGGCTAGGAGGACATATCATATCA GATGGAGGTTGTACCTGTCCAGGTGATGTAGCCAAGGCGTTTGGAGCTGGAGCGGATTATGTAATGTTGGGAGGAATGTTGGCAGGCCATACAGAGTCTGGTGGAGAGATGATAGAACAGAATGGAAAGAAGTTCAAGTTGTTTTATGGAATGAGTTCTGCTACAGCAATGAAAAAACATGCTGGAGGTGTAGCTGAATATAG ggCTTCTGAGGGAAAGACTGTTCAGATAGAATACAGAGGCGACGTGGAGACCACTATACAAGATGTACTTGGAGGTATCAGATCTACATGTACTTATGTTGGTGCTGGGAAGTTGAAGGAACTCAGTCGTAGGACAACATTTATACGAGTCACACAACAGTTAAATGAAGTCTATGCTGCTAATACCAAAGAACATTGA